One Antennarius striatus isolate MH-2024 chromosome 17, ASM4005453v1, whole genome shotgun sequence genomic window carries:
- the mocs1 gene encoding molybdenum cofactor biosynthesis protein 1 isoform X1 translates to MAAPASISGCSLVRMRSSTNPRTFLRCVGGLVRRRYSGATHQKNELEPGDSTPSAHNFTSVTAEKTLSTRPERLRDDIVLPFSAFLTDGFGRMHNYLRISLTEKCNLRCQYCMPEEGVKLTPRSQLLSTSELLTVSRLFVQEGVDKIRLTGGEPLIRPDVLDIISELRKLEGLKTIAVTTNGMNLARLLPKLKDAGLDLINISLDSLVPAKFEFIVRRKGFHKVLEGIEKAVEMGYDPVKVNCVVMRGFNEDELLDFVALTEKKPLEVRFIEYMPFDGNKWNFKKMVSYQEMLDQIRQQWPNLEKLETEHTHTAKTFKVPGFRGQVGFITSMSDHFCGSCNRLRITADGNLKVCLFGNSEVSLRDVLRSGASDEELLQIIGAAVGRKKRQHAGMFNISQMKNRPMILIGASSQMLLSLPQPEDNQRSLSNTFQFNTDTSSPAAAHHIGHLDRGRVPKREAFLCLPDSPQAARSEGGGPVRSHVTHQEKSSHNKSSSSNKRTNIKSYINENCFGYAQARPEALTHVLRTPGRAILSTLNARISINQHNVRLCHNKSSRKAPIAKQEQFSSDQVNSDVSGQLEETPEARLTHTDPQGRATMVDVAQKGPTHRSATAGATVLLGPTAFRLLRDNNLAKGDALAVAQLAGIMASKQTPALIPLCHPLCLDHTSVTCQLDEMRNAVVVTATCGATGRTGVEMEALTAASVAALTVYDMCKAVSHDIIITDVKLLRKTGGKKDFHRHPG, encoded by the exons ATGGCGGCTCCTGCTAGCATTAGCGGCTGTTCGCTGGTCCGAATGAGGAGTTCAACCAACCCGAGAACATTTTTAAGATGCGTCGGTGGGCTCGTCCGGCGGCGGTACTCCGGCGCTACGCACCAGAAAAATGAACTTGAACCTGGAGACTCGACTCCTTCTGCTCACAACTTCACGTCTGTGACCGCAGAGAAGACTCTGTCCACCAGACCGGAG AGGCTGAGAGACGACATCGTGTTGCCCTTTTCAGCCTTCTTGACTGACGGCTTTGGTCGGATGCACAACTACCTACGCATCTCTCTGACTGAGAAATGCAACCTGCGCT GCCAGTACTGCATGCCTGAGGAGGGCGTGAAGCTCACTCCACGGAGCCAGCTGCTGTCCACCTCGGAGCTGCTCACAGTGTCTCGCCTCTTTGTGCAGGAGGGGGTGGACAAAATCCGTCTCACTGGAGGAGAACCTCTCATCAGACCTGATGTGCTGGACATCATCT CAGAACTAAGGAAGTTGGAGGGCCTGAAAACGATTGCCGTTACAACCAATGGCATGAACCTGGCGAGGCTCCTGCCCAAGCTTAAAGATGCAGGCCTTGACCTGATCAACATTAGCCTGGACTCACTGGTTCCTGCTAAGTTTGAGTTCATCGTCAGGCGGAAAG GGTTCCACAAGGTCCTGGAGGGCATTGAAAAGGCTGTTGAAATGGGCTACGACCCTGTCAAG gtgaaCTGTGTGGTCATGCGAGGCTTCAACGAGGACGAGCTGCTAGATTTCGTAGCGCTGACGGAGAAGAAGCCTCTGGAGGTGCGTTTCATCGAATACATGCCCTTTGATG gCAACAAGTGGAACTTTAAGAAGATGGTGAGTTACCAGGAGATGCTGGATCAAATCCGACAGCAGTGGCCAAACCTGGAGAAACTtgaaactgaacacacacacacggccaaG ACATTTAAAGTGCCTGGCTTCAGAGGTCAGGTGGGCTTCATCACCTCCATGTCTGACCATTTCTGTGGCTCCTGCAACCGTTTACGCATCACAGCAGATGGAAACCTCAAG GTGTGTCTGTTCGGGAACTCGGAGGTGTCCCTCAGAGACGTCCTACGATCCGGCGCGTCAGATGAAGAGCTGCTGCAAATCATTGGAGCAGCTGTGGGCAGGAAGAAGAGGCAACATGCAG GCATGTTCAACATCTCCCAGATGAAGAACAGACCCATGATCCTCATTG GTGCCTCATCCCAGATGCTGTTGTCTTTGCCACAGCCAGAAGACAACCAGAGGTCACTCTCCAACACCTTCCAGTTTAACACCGACACGTCCTCTCCAGCAGCAGCCCATCACATCGGCCATCTAGACCGTGGGAGAGTCCCGAAAAGAGAAGCGTTTCTGTGCCTTCCTGACTCACCTCAGGCTGCCCGCTCTGAGGGCGGGGGTCCCGTGAGGTCACACGTCACACATCAAGAAAAATCTAGTCATAATAAGTCTTCAAGTTCTAACAAGCGCACAAATATTAAGAGCTACATTAATGAAAACTGTTTTGGATACGCACAAGCCAGGCCTGAGGCTCTGACCCACGTACTCAGGACCCCAGGAAGAGCAATTCTTTCTACACTGAATGCTAGAATCAGTATTAATCAACACAATGTGAGACTATGCCACAATAAGAGTTCCAGGAAAGCCCCCATTGCCAAACAGGAACAGTTTTCCAGCGATCAGGTGAACTCAGATGTCAGCGGTCAGCTGGAGGAAACCCCCGAAGcccgtctgacacacacagacccccAGGGCCGAGCCACAATGGTGGACGTGGCCCAGAAGGGTCCCACCCATCGCTCAGCCACGGCCGGCGCCACCGTCCTGTTGGGTCCCACCGCCTTCCGGCTGCTTCGCGACAACAACCTGGCGAAGGGAGACGCCTTGGCGGTGGCTCAGCTGGCCGGAATCATGGCCTCCAAGCAGACGCCGGCTCTCATCCCACTCTGCCACCCTCTCTGCTTAGACCACACCTCCGTCACCTGTCAGCTCGATGAGATGCGCAACGCTGTGGTCGTCACGGCAACATGCGGCGCCACTGGCAGGACCGGGGTGGAGATGGAGGCGCTGACGGCCGCCTCAGTGGCAGCTCTGACCGTCTATGACATGTGTAAGGCGGTgagccatgacatcatcatcaccgatGTGAAACTGCTCCGCAAGACCGGAGGGAAAAAGGACTTCCATCGGCATCCTGGATAA
- the mocs1 gene encoding molybdenum cofactor biosynthesis protein 1 isoform X2, whose protein sequence is MAAPASISGCSLVRMRSSTNPRTFLRCVGGLVRRRYSGATHQKNELEPGDSTPSAHNFTSVTAEKTLSTRPERLRDDIVLPFSAFLTDGFGRMHNYLRISLTEKCNLRCQYCMPEEGVKLTPRSQLLSTSELLTVSRLFVQEGVDKIRLTGGEPLIRPDVLDIISELRKLEGLKTIAVTTNGMNLARLLPKLKDAGLDLINISLDSLVPAKFEFIVRRKGFHKVLEGIEKAVEMGYDPVKVNCVVMRGFNEDELLDFVALTEKKPLEVRFIEYMPFDGNKWNFKKMVSYQEMLDQIRQQWPNLEKLETEHTHTAKTFKVPGFRGQVGFITSMSDHFCGSCNRLRITADGNLKVCLFGNSEVSLRDVLRSGASDEELLQIIGAAVGRKKRQHAGMFNISQMKNRPMILIGG, encoded by the exons ATGGCGGCTCCTGCTAGCATTAGCGGCTGTTCGCTGGTCCGAATGAGGAGTTCAACCAACCCGAGAACATTTTTAAGATGCGTCGGTGGGCTCGTCCGGCGGCGGTACTCCGGCGCTACGCACCAGAAAAATGAACTTGAACCTGGAGACTCGACTCCTTCTGCTCACAACTTCACGTCTGTGACCGCAGAGAAGACTCTGTCCACCAGACCGGAG AGGCTGAGAGACGACATCGTGTTGCCCTTTTCAGCCTTCTTGACTGACGGCTTTGGTCGGATGCACAACTACCTACGCATCTCTCTGACTGAGAAATGCAACCTGCGCT GCCAGTACTGCATGCCTGAGGAGGGCGTGAAGCTCACTCCACGGAGCCAGCTGCTGTCCACCTCGGAGCTGCTCACAGTGTCTCGCCTCTTTGTGCAGGAGGGGGTGGACAAAATCCGTCTCACTGGAGGAGAACCTCTCATCAGACCTGATGTGCTGGACATCATCT CAGAACTAAGGAAGTTGGAGGGCCTGAAAACGATTGCCGTTACAACCAATGGCATGAACCTGGCGAGGCTCCTGCCCAAGCTTAAAGATGCAGGCCTTGACCTGATCAACATTAGCCTGGACTCACTGGTTCCTGCTAAGTTTGAGTTCATCGTCAGGCGGAAAG GGTTCCACAAGGTCCTGGAGGGCATTGAAAAGGCTGTTGAAATGGGCTACGACCCTGTCAAG gtgaaCTGTGTGGTCATGCGAGGCTTCAACGAGGACGAGCTGCTAGATTTCGTAGCGCTGACGGAGAAGAAGCCTCTGGAGGTGCGTTTCATCGAATACATGCCCTTTGATG gCAACAAGTGGAACTTTAAGAAGATGGTGAGTTACCAGGAGATGCTGGATCAAATCCGACAGCAGTGGCCAAACCTGGAGAAACTtgaaactgaacacacacacacggccaaG ACATTTAAAGTGCCTGGCTTCAGAGGTCAGGTGGGCTTCATCACCTCCATGTCTGACCATTTCTGTGGCTCCTGCAACCGTTTACGCATCACAGCAGATGGAAACCTCAAG GTGTGTCTGTTCGGGAACTCGGAGGTGTCCCTCAGAGACGTCCTACGATCCGGCGCGTCAGATGAAGAGCTGCTGCAAATCATTGGAGCAGCTGTGGGCAGGAAGAAGAGGCAACATGCAG GCATGTTCAACATCTCCCAGATGAAGAACAGACCCATGATCCTCATTGGTGGGTGA